Proteins encoded in a region of the Chitinophagales bacterium genome:
- the ppk1 gene encoding polyphosphate kinase 1 gives MRFINREISWLSFNERVLQEAEDLNVPLLERLRFLGIFSSNLDEFFRVRVATLKRMMPLGKKAKKTIGDTPKKILSEIFNTVVTQQNRFNQIYQQLLQALEQENIFIINEKQLSPEQGAFVRNYFHREVRAALVPIMIDSIEEFPYLRDHAIYLAVHLSDSTGEHKAKYSIIEVPTDVVSRFLVLPKEGDKNSVILLDDIIRYCLDDVFYMFSFDTFKAAMVKMTRDAELDLLEDYTESFVGKVEKGLKQRKRGKPVRFIYDAAIDSDLLDYMLKRMHLKKGDDNIVAGARYHNFKDFVSFPSLGKMYLLYPQNERLLHPDLPVNKRMLPVIAQKDVLLHFPYHSFDYFIDFLREAAIDPKVSEIKITLYRLAKNSKVANSLINAVRNGKKVVVVMELQARFDEEHNIFWSDRLTEEGAHIIFGVQGLKVHSKICLITRKEKGKDVLYANVSTGNYNESTAKIYSDHSLFTADSKITNELEEMFTFFQNTYKVPEYKHLIVAPTYMRKRLEKLIDREIQAAKNGRLARIDIKLNNFADLAMVEKVLEAARAGVTVRMLIRGTCAIGAISDEVKKNIHIISIVDKFLEHSRIFVFYNEGKEAIYISSADWMMRNLNSRVEMALPIYDTNIRKEILEFLDIQFHDNVKARILDDQQQNYYLRNDKPPFRSQEEIYFYLKNKLEKSREIHESVLNKPVIEPVEL, from the coding sequence GTGAGATTTATTAACAGAGAAATAAGCTGGCTTTCATTTAATGAGCGGGTGTTGCAGGAAGCGGAAGATCTTAATGTCCCTCTGCTTGAACGATTGCGATTTCTTGGAATTTTTTCGTCAAATCTTGATGAATTTTTCCGGGTCCGCGTGGCCACTCTTAAGCGCATGATGCCGCTGGGGAAAAAGGCGAAGAAAACAATTGGTGATACTCCTAAAAAGATATTGAGTGAAATTTTTAACACGGTTGTTACTCAGCAAAACAGGTTCAATCAGATCTATCAGCAATTGTTACAAGCCTTAGAGCAGGAGAATATATTTATCATTAATGAAAAGCAGCTTAGTCCCGAACAGGGAGCATTTGTGAGGAACTATTTTCACCGTGAAGTGCGTGCAGCTCTTGTACCTATAATGATAGATTCAATAGAAGAATTCCCCTATCTGAGGGACCATGCAATTTATCTGGCGGTACATCTCTCCGACAGTACCGGTGAGCATAAAGCAAAATATTCCATTATTGAAGTACCTACGGATGTAGTATCCCGATTTCTGGTTTTACCTAAAGAAGGCGATAAAAACTCTGTAATACTTCTCGATGATATTATTCGCTATTGCCTTGACGATGTATTTTATATGTTTTCGTTCGATACATTTAAAGCAGCTATGGTAAAAATGACCCGCGATGCTGAATTGGATTTACTGGAAGATTATACAGAGAGCTTTGTGGGTAAGGTGGAGAAAGGATTAAAGCAGCGAAAGCGTGGTAAGCCCGTGCGGTTTATCTATGATGCCGCTATTGATTCAGACCTGCTTGATTACATGTTAAAGAGAATGCATCTCAAAAAAGGAGATGATAATATCGTGGCCGGAGCACGCTACCATAACTTCAAAGACTTTGTCAGCTTTCCCTCCTTGGGCAAAATGTATTTATTATACCCGCAAAACGAGCGGTTGCTGCATCCCGATCTTCCTGTAAATAAGCGCATGCTTCCCGTAATTGCTCAAAAGGATGTGCTGCTTCATTTCCCTTATCACTCCTTTGATTATTTTATTGATTTCCTTCGGGAAGCAGCCATCGATCCTAAAGTTTCAGAGATTAAGATTACCCTGTATCGCCTTGCAAAAAATTCCAAAGTTGCCAACTCACTTATTAATGCGGTACGTAACGGAAAGAAAGTAGTGGTGGTAATGGAACTGCAGGCACGGTTTGATGAGGAACATAATATTTTCTGGAGCGACCGCCTTACAGAAGAAGGAGCGCATATAATTTTTGGTGTTCAGGGATTGAAAGTGCATAGTAAAATATGTTTAATTACCAGGAAAGAAAAAGGAAAGGATGTATTGTATGCAAACGTTTCCACAGGTAACTATAATGAGTCTACAGCCAAAATTTACTCAGACCATAGCCTGTTTACAGCAGATAGTAAAATAACCAATGAGCTGGAAGAAATGTTTACTTTTTTTCAGAATACCTACAAGGTTCCTGAATATAAACATTTGATTGTTGCTCCTACCTATATGCGAAAGCGGCTTGAGAAACTGATCGATCGTGAAATACAGGCAGCGAAGAACGGAAGATTAGCCAGGATCGATATTAAGCTGAATAATTTTGCCGATTTGGCGATGGTAGAAAAAGTTCTCGAGGCTGCAAGGGCCGGAGTTACAGTGCGCATGCTTATCAGGGGCACTTGTGCTATTGGAGCCATTTCAGACGAAGTAAAAAAGAATATCCATATTATCAGCATTGTAGATAAATTCCTTGAACATTCCAGAATTTTTGTTTTCTATAATGAAGGTAAAGAAGCTATATATATTTCCTCTGCCGATTGGATGATGCGTAATTTAAACAGCCGGGTTGAAATGGCTCTTCCAATCTATGATACCAATATCAGAAAAGAAATCCTTGAATTTCTTGATATTCAGTTCCATGATAATGTTAAAGCGCGCATTCTGGATGACCAGCAGCAAAATTATTATCTTAGAAACGATAAACCACCATTCCGTTCACAGGAAGAAATATATTTCTATCTAAAGAATAAGCTTGAAAAGAGTCGGGAAATACATGAATCGGTGTTGAATAAGCCGGTGATAGAACCTGTGGAGCTGTAA
- a CDS encoding cupredoxin domain-containing protein translates to MTIKSAFPVFSTYIALLYFTACNSNQQQTSSDAQDTSSYHSQPLVYDPDKIDASAPVMEFTLNAIGNSMDVMSYSMADIHVKSGSTIKIHFSNTAKDSALKHNFFIVKTGTMEQVATAGNAAGPAKEFVPDDRSNVLYHSPLLNPGQSADLVFAAPPFGNYQFVCTYPGHWQKMNGKFIVE, encoded by the coding sequence ATGACCATTAAATCAGCCTTTCCGGTATTTTCCACTTACATTGCATTGTTATACTTTACTGCTTGTAACAGCAATCAGCAACAAACTTCTTCTGATGCACAGGATACTTCTTCCTATCATTCGCAGCCATTAGTATACGACCCGGATAAAATTGATGCCAGTGCGCCAGTAATGGAATTTACATTAAATGCCATTGGAAATTCTATGGATGTAATGTCTTATTCAATGGCAGATATTCACGTAAAATCAGGTTCTACTATTAAGATCCATTTCAGCAATACAGCAAAAGATTCTGCTCTGAAGCATAATTTTTTTATTGTAAAAACCGGGACAATGGAACAAGTGGCAACCGCCGGTAATGCTGCTGGTCCTGCAAAAGAATTTGTTCCTGATGACCGATCCAATGTTTTATATCACTCTCCTCTGTTAAATCCAGGACAATCTGCAGATTTGGTTTTCGCCGCTCCACCTTTCGGTAACTATCAGTTTGTCTGTACTTACCCCGGACATTGGCAAAAAATGAATGGAAAATTTATTGTGGAATAA
- a CDS encoding MmcQ/YjbR family DNA-binding protein: MNHEMLREYCKRKKGVTEDFPFDNDTLVYRVMGKIFLLTSLEYRPFRLNLKCDPERAIELREKYTAVYPAYHMNKRHWNSVEDNGTIPQSEILGMIDDSYNLVLNNLPKKYREG; this comes from the coding sequence ATGAACCATGAAATGCTGCGGGAATATTGCAAAAGAAAAAAGGGTGTTACTGAAGATTTTCCTTTTGATAATGATACCCTGGTCTATAGGGTAATGGGTAAAATTTTTTTACTTACCAGTCTGGAGTACCGGCCTTTCCGGTTAAATTTAAAATGTGATCCGGAAAGGGCGATAGAGCTGCGTGAAAAATATACGGCAGTATATCCGGCATATCATATGAATAAAAGGCATTGGAACAGCGTAGAGGATAACGGAACCATTCCTCAAAGTGAGATATTGGGCATGATCGATGATTCTTATAACCTTGTTTTAAATAATCTTCCTAAAAAATATAGAGAAGGATAG
- a CDS encoding tetratricopeptide repeat protein, which translates to MNTKRIEQLNSFLKQNPGDSFVKFALALEYINGGDNDKALEYFKDILRHDPDYTGLYYHLGKLYEKLNMLEEAEETYKEGLWRTSGKDVHAHRELEEAINQLTIE; encoded by the coding sequence ATGAATACAAAGCGTATAGAACAGCTGAACTCTTTTCTTAAGCAAAATCCTGGTGATAGTTTTGTAAAGTTTGCGCTGGCCCTTGAATACATCAATGGTGGAGATAATGACAAGGCACTTGAGTATTTTAAAGATATACTGAGGCATGATCCCGATTACACAGGGTTATATTACCACCTCGGAAAATTGTATGAGAAATTGAATATGCTGGAGGAGGCAGAGGAAACTTACAAGGAAGGTTTATGGAGGACCTCAGGTAAAGATGTACATGCGCACAGAGAGCTGGAGGAAGCGATTAATCAGCTTACCATCGAATAA